One segment of Odontesthes bonariensis isolate fOdoBon6 chromosome 1, fOdoBon6.hap1, whole genome shotgun sequence DNA contains the following:
- the sirt3 gene encoding NAD-dependent protein deacetylase sirtuin-3, mitochondrial, translating to MTSSLRSPVRLCCFYRSLYPGAVRTLYGFGHRSLCPAEGSAALLRQTPFSWQNGTRGLFSRGGGGEQQTLEDIAKSIREQQHKRVVVMAGAGISTPSGIPDFRSPGSGLYDNLQQYDLPYAEAIFEIGFFHRNPNPFFALAKELYPGNYQPNLTHYFVRLLHQKNQLLRMYTQNIDGLERLAGIPPEMLVEAHGTFATATCTTCLRKYEGKDLRPAVMSGMVPKCPTCKGVIKPDIVFFGEELPRHFMKYLTDFPLADLLIIMGTSLEVEPFASLAGAVRSSVPRLLINRDAVGPFAWSRRPRDVVQLGDVVGGVRGLVEALGWTQELDALMAAGDENAATKTEE from the exons ATGACCTCCTCtttaaggtcacctgtcagACTTTGCTGCTTTTACCGCAGCCTGTATCCAGGAGCTGTCAGGACGCTTTACG gtttTGGTCACAGAAGCTTGTGTCCAGCTGAGGGTTCAGCAGCTCTGCTCAG ACAGACACCATTTTCCTGGCAGAATGGGACCCGGGGGCTCTTCTCTCGTGGCGGCGGCGGCGAGCAGCAGACCCTGGAGGACATCGCCAAGAGCATCCGAGAGCAGCAGCACAAGCGGGTCGTGGTGATGGCGGGAGCTGGGATCAGCACTCCGAGCGGCATCCCAGATTTCAG GTCTCCGGGCAGCGGTCTCTATGACAACCTGCAGCAGTACGACCTCCCGTACGCCGAGGCCATATTCGAGATCGGCTTCTTCCACCGGAACCCTAATCCCTTCTTCGccctggccaaagagctgtatCCAGGGAACTACCAGCCCAATCTGACGCACTACTTTGTGCGTCTGCTTCACCAGAAGAATCAGCTCCTCCGGATGTACACGCAGAACATCGACGGGCTGGAGAGAT tggcGGGGATTCCTCCGGAGATGCTGGTGGAGGCCCACGGTACGTTTGCCACCGCCACCTGCACCACGTGCCTGCGGAAATATGAGGGCAAGGACCTCCGA CCAGCCGTGATGAGCGGGATGGTCCCTAAGTGTCCCACCTGTAAGGGCGTGATAAAGCCTGACATCGTGTTTTTTGGGGAGGAGCTTCCCCGGCACTTCATGAAGTACCTGACAGACTTCCCACTGGCAGACCTGCTGATCATCATGGGCACTTCACTGGAG GTGGAGCCGTTCGCAAGTCTGGCAGGAGCGGTTCGCAGCTCGGTGCCCCGCCTGCTCATCAACAGGGACGCGGTGGGGCCGTTCGCCTGGAGCCGCCGGCCTCGTGACGTCGTGCAGCTGGGCGACGTGGTCGGCGGCGTGCGCGGCCTGGTCGAAGCCCTCGGCTGGACTCAGGAGCTGGACGCTCTGATGGCGGCTGGCGATGAGAAT GCTGCAACAAAAACTGAAGAGTGA